One genomic region from Halobacteriovorax sp. HLS encodes:
- the uppS gene encoding polyprenyl diphosphate synthase: MTKNSLNHIAIIMDGNGRWAESRSHARVWGHIRGSRVVSNIIEEADALGAKALTLYTFSTENWSRPVTEVTVLFKLLRKFLLIERKRVLQNNIQFKVMGDTSKLPEVTKQLISQLEVESADNTGLKLTFAFGYGGRDEIVKATNNFIKENPGKEITEELLESYLLLPELGNVDLMIRTGGDQRISNFLLWQSAYAELFFTETRWPDFTRSEFRKICESVSCRERRFGNICPSSLESSKSKAKENREIITNF; encoded by the coding sequence ATGACTAAGAACTCTTTGAACCACATTGCTATCATTATGGACGGGAACGGTCGTTGGGCCGAGTCTCGTTCACATGCTAGAGTGTGGGGTCATATTAGAGGTTCAAGAGTAGTGTCAAATATCATTGAAGAGGCGGATGCTCTAGGAGCAAAGGCCTTGACTCTTTATACATTCTCGACTGAAAATTGGAGTCGACCTGTTACTGAAGTGACTGTTTTATTTAAGCTATTGAGAAAGTTTCTTTTGATTGAAAGAAAGAGAGTCTTGCAAAATAATATTCAGTTTAAAGTAATGGGTGATACTTCTAAATTACCAGAAGTGACTAAGCAGTTAATTAGTCAATTGGAAGTTGAGTCTGCTGATAATACTGGGCTCAAATTAACATTCGCATTTGGATATGGTGGAAGAGATGAGATTGTTAAGGCCACAAATAATTTTATAAAAGAAAATCCTGGTAAGGAAATTACCGAAGAGCTACTTGAGTCTTATCTTCTTTTACCTGAACTTGGTAATGTTGATTTAATGATTAGAACAGGTGGCGATCAAAGAATATCTAACTTCCTTCTGTGGCAATCGGCCTATGCTGAATTGTTTTTTACGGAAACTCGTTGGCCAGATTTTACAAGATCTGAATTTAGAAAAATTTGTGAATCTGTATCTTGTAGAGAGAGACGGTTTGGGAATATTTGCCCATCTAGTCTTGAGAGCTCAAAGTCTAAAGCTAAAGAGAATCGGGAAATAATTACTAATTTTTAG
- the rpsB gene encoding 30S ribosomal protein S2, whose protein sequence is MSKELSIQDLLTAGAHFGHQTHKWNPKMKKYVFGERNGIYIIDLGKTIPAAQKAYDFLKKVSSEGKPVLFVGTKRQAAETVRNAAISCGANHVTYRWLGGMLTNYKTITLSVDKLRKVEKMKETGDFGLLTKKERSKIEKDVIKLEKNLGGIKDMRKIPGAIFVVDPNSERIAIAEANVLGIPVVAITDTNCSPDGIDYVVPGNDDAIKSVTLFSDYFASAVNEGLGQAKKSGKLSKDTGARDTSLEKEIISKYENDIDLKEE, encoded by the coding sequence ATGTCTAAAGAATTAAGTATCCAAGATCTATTAACAGCAGGCGCGCACTTTGGTCACCAGACTCATAAGTGGAATCCAAAAATGAAGAAATATGTTTTTGGTGAAAGAAATGGAATCTACATTATCGATCTAGGTAAAACTATTCCAGCTGCTCAAAAAGCATATGATTTTTTAAAGAAAGTTTCTTCTGAAGGTAAGCCAGTTCTTTTCGTAGGAACTAAGAGACAAGCAGCTGAGACAGTAAGAAACGCAGCAATCAGTTGTGGTGCTAATCACGTAACTTATAGATGGTTAGGTGGAATGCTTACAAACTATAAAACAATTACTCTTTCAGTTGATAAGCTTAGAAAAGTAGAAAAGATGAAAGAAACAGGTGACTTCGGACTTTTAACTAAGAAAGAAAGATCTAAAATTGAAAAAGATGTTATCAAGCTTGAGAAAAACCTTGGTGGTATTAAAGATATGAGAAAGATTCCAGGGGCAATCTTCGTAGTAGATCCAAACTCTGAAAGAATCGCAATTGCTGAAGCAAATGTTTTAGGAATTCCTGTAGTAGCAATTACAGATACAAACTGTAGCCCAGATGGAATTGATTATGTTGTTCCAGGAAATGATGATGCAATTAAATCTGTAACTTTATTCTCTGACTACTTTGCAAGTGCTGTAAACGAAGGTTTAGGACAAGCTAAGAAGTCTGGAAAATTATCTAAAGATACAGGTGCTAGAGATACATCTCTTGAGAAAGAAATTATTTCTAAGTACGAAAATGATATCGACCTTAAAGAAGAATAA
- the tsf gene encoding translation elongation factor Ts — MAITAKDVKDLREKTGAGMMDCKKALTEVNGDLEAAVDYLRTKGLAKAAKKASRVAAEGTVVTLVEGNNGVVLEVNCETDFVSKGDDFQGFAKNMTEWTLANKPGSIEELREAKSADSTELTMKVGEKVEIRRFSAVSTSGLLGSYNHGGKIGVIVDLDTDKADAPEVLELAKDIAMHVAAAAPTFLSGDDIDEEFKKREAAVYTAQLIEEGKPEAMIEKIVQGKLGKLAKEVCLLEQPFIKDPDFTIKKLVADVAGKVGGNISVKSFYKLNLGEGIEKKEDNLADEVAKMTSGQ, encoded by the coding sequence ATGGCAATTACTGCAAAAGATGTAAAAGATCTAAGAGAAAAAACAGGCGCTGGAATGATGGATTGTAAGAAAGCTCTTACAGAAGTTAATGGTGACCTAGAAGCAGCTGTTGATTACTTAAGAACTAAAGGTTTAGCAAAAGCTGCTAAAAAAGCTAGCCGTGTTGCAGCTGAAGGAACTGTTGTAACTTTAGTTGAAGGTAATAACGGTGTAGTTCTTGAAGTTAACTGTGAAACAGACTTTGTTTCAAAAGGTGATGACTTTCAAGGATTTGCTAAAAACATGACTGAGTGGACACTAGCTAATAAGCCAGGTTCAATTGAGGAATTAAGAGAAGCAAAGAGTGCAGATAGTACTGAACTTACAATGAAAGTTGGTGAGAAAGTAGAAATCAGAAGATTCTCTGCTGTCTCAACAAGCGGTTTACTAGGTTCTTACAACCACGGTGGAAAGATTGGTGTAATCGTTGATCTTGATACTGATAAAGCAGACGCTCCTGAAGTTCTTGAGCTTGCAAAAGATATCGCTATGCACGTAGCTGCAGCAGCTCCAACTTTCTTAAGTGGAGACGATATTGATGAAGAATTTAAAAAGAGAGAAGCTGCTGTTTACACTGCTCAATTAATTGAAGAAGGTAAACCAGAAGCAATGATTGAAAAAATTGTTCAAGGTAAACTTGGTAAACTTGCAAAAGAAGTATGTCTTCTTGAGCAACCATTTATTAAAGATCCTGACTTTACTATCAAAAAACTTGTTGCTGATGTAGCAGGAAAAGTTGGTGGAAATATTTCAGTTAAATCTTTTTATAAGCTAAATCTTGGTGAAGGTATCGAAAAGAAAGAAGATAACCTTGCTGATGAAGTAGCAAAAATGACTAGCGGACAGTAA
- the rseP gene encoding RIP metalloprotease RseP, translating to MIEKILIFVLFLGPLVFFHELGHFLFARLFGVRVEVFSIGFGPKLFKFKRGDTEYALSLIPLGGYVKMFGDDPLNKDAVPEEERKFSFTHKSKFARFWIVFGGPFANFIMAFVIFFFLLLGGEKLPELKVGVVAQQTKFYEIGVRTGDVLKQVNGNDVTNPSDIVLQDGGIRSVTISRYGENKTFPVAMEGEEFFEEMMNYPPFLRRPVLTTVEGQVFAVSFSDQSVDWNMSLDEIAERSDLSDVYLYKIGKDTDLGKLEVLEERPFHKKYSVNSKNESEFFSFFRKEGIFPKDMVVKSITMQSPAERAGILGGHVIFGLEGVDIYSFEVLRANLQKIDKKEVSVTLLADGKVKTVQLTPDVKPQGKKKVKLIGVYSSGVFQGMRFVDTPSKGLIGSFLGSFSRTWDTIVKTVDSFKKLIVGDVSLKNIGGPLAIGKVASDSFNTSLSYFFQLMALISVNLGIINLFPIPVLDGGHILFIILEVINGGPVSRRKMEIAQQFGLSILLMLMMGAIFNDFVRFLM from the coding sequence ATGATCGAAAAAATTCTTATTTTTGTACTATTTCTCGGACCTCTCGTTTTCTTTCACGAGCTTGGACACTTTCTCTTTGCCAGATTATTTGGCGTCAGAGTAGAGGTTTTCTCTATTGGCTTTGGTCCCAAATTATTTAAGTTTAAAAGAGGCGATACTGAATACGCACTTTCACTAATTCCTTTAGGTGGCTATGTTAAAATGTTTGGAGATGATCCTCTAAATAAAGATGCTGTACCAGAAGAGGAAAGAAAGTTTAGTTTTACACACAAGAGTAAATTTGCAAGATTTTGGATTGTCTTTGGCGGTCCTTTCGCGAATTTCATTATGGCCTTTGTTATTTTCTTTTTTCTATTACTCGGTGGAGAGAAACTACCGGAACTTAAAGTTGGGGTGGTCGCTCAGCAAACAAAATTTTATGAAATTGGTGTGAGAACAGGTGATGTTCTAAAGCAAGTAAATGGAAATGATGTTACTAATCCTTCTGATATTGTTTTGCAGGATGGTGGAATAAGAAGTGTTACTATTTCCCGTTATGGTGAGAATAAGACTTTTCCTGTGGCCATGGAGGGAGAAGAATTTTTTGAAGAAATGATGAATTATCCCCCATTTCTTCGAAGACCAGTTCTAACTACTGTCGAAGGGCAGGTATTTGCAGTTTCTTTTTCTGATCAATCTGTTGATTGGAATATGTCTCTTGATGAAATTGCTGAGAGGTCTGATCTTTCTGATGTGTATCTTTATAAAATTGGAAAGGACACGGATTTAGGGAAGCTGGAAGTTCTCGAAGAGAGACCATTTCACAAAAAATATTCAGTTAATTCTAAGAATGAGTCTGAATTTTTTAGCTTCTTTAGAAAAGAAGGAATCTTTCCAAAAGATATGGTTGTAAAAAGTATTACCATGCAATCTCCTGCGGAAAGGGCCGGAATTTTGGGAGGACATGTTATCTTTGGTCTTGAGGGAGTTGATATCTACAGCTTTGAAGTCCTGAGAGCAAACCTTCAAAAGATAGACAAGAAAGAGGTTTCAGTTACTCTTCTTGCAGATGGTAAAGTAAAAACAGTTCAGCTCACTCCCGATGTAAAACCTCAAGGGAAGAAGAAAGTTAAGCTTATAGGGGTTTATTCAAGTGGTGTTTTCCAAGGAATGAGATTTGTTGATACACCTTCGAAAGGGCTTATTGGATCTTTTCTAGGATCTTTTTCAAGAACTTGGGACACAATTGTAAAGACAGTTGATTCATTTAAGAAATTGATTGTAGGAGATGTATCTCTTAAAAATATTGGTGGTCCACTTGCAATAGGAAAAGTTGCATCTGATTCCTTTAATACGAGCTTGTCCTACTTTTTTCAGTTGATGGCACTTATTTCTGTGAACTTAGGAATTATTAACTTATTTCCAATTCCAGTTTTAGATGGAGGTCATATCTTATTTATTATATTAGAAGTAATAAATGGGGGACCAGTATCTAGACGTAAAATGGAAATAGCTCAACAGTTTGGCCTTTCGATTCTGCTGATGTTAATGATGGGTGCAATATTTAATGATTTTGTGAGATTTTTAATGTGA
- the truA gene encoding tRNA pseudouridine(38-40) synthase TruA: MSFYKLVLRYNGFGYQGWQKQAHSENTIQGQLDFALRKISKSDKVHSIGSGRTDSGVHALEQVARVDIDLEIAPESLLKALNSHLPSSIECLKCDLSDEGFNPVFDAKEKTYRYIFSTTGRRNPHLEQLVYFSNMQLDEKLMSEACATYIGKHDFSDFYTTGTEVSSTVREIYSCSIKKIENRDFFSDLLNEYYQFEVTGNGFLKQMVRLMVGTLWNVGQSKVTIEQLQQKLKSPNGSKLAAVAPPQGLYLSSVKY; encoded by the coding sequence TTGAGTTTTTATAAACTTGTCTTACGCTACAACGGATTTGGTTATCAAGGATGGCAGAAGCAGGCCCATTCCGAAAATACAATTCAAGGACAGCTTGATTTCGCTCTTAGAAAAATTTCTAAAAGCGATAAAGTTCATTCTATAGGCTCTGGTAGGACTGATAGTGGAGTCCACGCTTTAGAGCAGGTTGCAAGAGTTGATATTGATCTTGAAATCGCTCCTGAGTCTTTATTAAAGGCGTTAAATTCGCACTTACCAAGTTCTATTGAGTGTTTAAAGTGTGACCTAAGTGATGAAGGGTTTAACCCTGTCTTTGATGCCAAAGAAAAAACTTATCGATATATATTTTCGACAACTGGAAGAAGAAATCCTCATCTAGAGCAACTTGTCTATTTTAGTAATATGCAACTTGATGAAAAATTAATGAGTGAGGCCTGTGCCACTTACATTGGAAAACATGATTTTTCCGACTTTTACACAACGGGAACAGAAGTTTCGAGTACTGTGAGAGAGATTTATAGCTGCTCAATAAAGAAAATAGAAAATAGAGATTTCTTCTCGGATTTGTTAAATGAGTACTATCAGTTTGAAGTCACTGGAAATGGCTTTTTAAAACAAATGGTTAGATTGATGGTTGGAACTCTATGGAATGTGGGACAGTCCAAAGTTACAATTGAACAACTCCAGCAAAAACTAAAAAGTCCAAATGGTTCAAAACTAGCTGCTGTCGCACCGCCGCAAGGGCTCTATTTAAGCAGTGTTAAATATTAA
- the frr gene encoding ribosome recycling factor, whose protein sequence is MIDEIKKTLNTQMSKSIESLKYQLTKVRTGRASANVLDGVSVDYYGSPTPVSQVGQISTPEARLLQIQPFDKTMIAAIEKAIFGANLGLTPSNDGNLIRIPFPALTEERRKEQVKDVKKFGEEAKIAIRNSRRDQNEIVKKAEKDKEIGEDDSKKFQADIQTVTDKFVKEVDAIVDAKEKEMLTL, encoded by the coding sequence ATGATTGATGAAATTAAAAAAACTTTGAACACTCAGATGAGTAAGTCAATTGAGTCACTGAAGTATCAGTTAACTAAAGTTAGAACTGGTAGAGCTTCAGCAAATGTTTTAGATGGTGTAAGTGTTGACTATTATGGTTCTCCTACGCCTGTTAGTCAGGTTGGCCAAATTAGTACACCAGAGGCAAGACTGCTTCAGATTCAACCATTTGATAAAACAATGATTGCAGCAATAGAGAAAGCTATCTTTGGTGCAAATCTTGGTTTAACACCTTCTAACGATGGTAACTTGATTAGAATTCCTTTTCCTGCGTTGACGGAAGAGAGAAGAAAAGAGCAAGTTAAGGATGTTAAGAAGTTTGGTGAAGAAGCTAAGATTGCGATTAGAAACTCACGTCGTGATCAAAATGAAATTGTAAAGAAAGCTGAAAAAGATAAAGAGATCGGTGAAGATGACTCTAAAAAGTTTCAAGCTGATATTCAAACAGTAACGGACAAATTTGTAAAAGAAGTTGATGCTATTGTTGATGCTAAAGAAAAAGAGATGCTAACTCTATAA
- a CDS encoding phosphatidate cytidylyltransferase — MTNTQKRIASALVLVTIVGLSIYFGTQATLALLLVVGVICIDELFCNFFKRSRKSLNYVISQIIFIAPFSYLNFLDVSPHLFEIFVNAGIIFNFLLLIYLFYIDIDSKLISYLNKRFPYVTSVMILLPLMSLASIFHYSKWVSLVLVLMLVNFGMDTGAWFFGKRFGKNKLWPKVSPNKTVEGLIGGALTSGFVGGIAYHLLFGSMNIQIFVFFVFLGIMSQIGDLIQSKLKRQCDIKDSSNLIPGHGGVYDRIDSLIFLTPFFATAIKYFYFG, encoded by the coding sequence ATGACAAATACACAAAAACGTATTGCTTCAGCACTTGTGCTTGTTACTATTGTAGGCCTTTCTATATACTTTGGAACTCAAGCGACTTTAGCACTACTGCTAGTCGTTGGTGTAATTTGTATAGATGAATTATTTTGTAACTTTTTTAAAAGAAGTAGAAAGAGTTTAAATTACGTAATTTCTCAGATCATTTTTATAGCACCATTTTCTTATCTTAACTTCTTAGATGTTTCACCACATCTGTTTGAAATATTTGTTAATGCTGGAATTATTTTTAACTTCTTACTCTTAATCTATCTCTTTTATATAGATATAGATTCTAAATTAATTTCTTATCTTAATAAGAGATTTCCATATGTGACTTCTGTAATGATTCTATTGCCTCTTATGTCACTGGCTTCTATTTTTCATTATTCCAAATGGGTGTCTCTGGTTTTAGTTTTAATGTTAGTTAATTTTGGAATGGATACTGGAGCTTGGTTTTTTGGAAAAAGATTTGGGAAGAATAAACTATGGCCAAAAGTCAGTCCAAATAAAACTGTTGAGGGTCTCATTGGTGGAGCGCTTACGTCTGGCTTTGTAGGTGGAATAGCTTATCATTTGTTATTTGGAAGTATGAATATCCAAATTTTCGTATTTTTTGTCTTTTTAGGAATTATGTCTCAAATTGGGGACTTAATTCAGTCAAAACTTAAACGTCAGTGTGACATTAAGGATAGTTCGAATTTAATTCCTGGGCATGGAGGAGTTTATGATAGAATTGATAGTCTGATATTCTTAACTCCATTTTTTGCCACGGCAATTAAGTATTTTTATTTTGGATAA
- a CDS encoding DNA translocase FtsK, with product MVSKILKTQLVTLFLITLIAFYAFYYSDVLPDNFFLISSNTTEVNYFSYYLNTFIALVGYYSGPWIFVPFFLFGLLYTFVLSKRDSGLDFFNVFTLLGSFLFLTYLIFPTFMGDGIIHVIDKNFSGMMIFLSTLFCIVAFLAGAFRHSFKNSLILILEFLKEAPTKISSASKQLRPSELNDRLQIKSDGLISKVKTKVPLLLKGEAEQENKIPSFVQGSDSDDTTVKDDEDKKDDKSSTPGFAKFFKKSVYGEIEDVSEINNEDDKSSSDNVTTTSDSEKVSHSVINEDKVAPGGGQVRMASSNSPFKLKNSKAGSEVESQYYDLVKMVSKTKEVRRVGHPDDKYFDEIIDILEDKLNEFSVNGKIINVLKGPVVDTFELELGAGIKVSKVNNLSEDLSMALYGAPIRIVYPMKGRTTIGIEVPRNPREIIYLDEVLDTQEFKDSKTMLPVAMGKDAYGETFVVDLAAMPHMLVAGATGAGKSVFINSLLVSLLVKKSPRQMKLVLIDPKQLELAVYAKLPHLAMPVVTDAKTASIALLWCVQEMERRYTILKEFGVRNIAGFNEKLKTAGPAMIAKIHQYYEDSGADEYELPCLVVVVDEFADLILTKAGKEIEMNIARLAAKARAAGVHLVLATQRPSVDVITGVIKSNFPTRVSFRVTSSTDSRTILDKMGAEKLLGKGDMLYKRGVEMTRVHSSFVDEAEIEVLTDELCKIPQEFNENAMEFLENGGEVETDEYTYGSHVSSSSGDKSTDDMYSQALQIVMESRSASASMLQRRLRIGYNRAANLIEEMESKGIVGPAQGSKPRKVISAGESL from the coding sequence GACACAGTTAGTTACATTATTTCTTATCACTCTGATTGCATTTTATGCTTTTTACTATTCGGATGTGCTTCCAGATAATTTCTTTCTAATCTCATCAAATACAACTGAGGTTAATTATTTTAGTTATTATTTGAATACATTTATTGCTTTGGTTGGTTATTATTCTGGCCCTTGGATTTTTGTTCCTTTCTTTCTCTTTGGTCTTCTATATACTTTTGTACTTTCTAAGAGAGATTCAGGACTAGATTTTTTCAATGTATTCACACTGTTAGGTTCTTTTTTATTTCTTACATATCTAATTTTTCCAACCTTTATGGGGGATGGAATAATTCATGTTATTGATAAGAATTTTTCTGGGATGATGATCTTCCTTAGTACTCTTTTTTGTATAGTTGCTTTTCTCGCCGGTGCATTTAGACATTCTTTTAAAAATAGTCTCATTCTTATTCTTGAGTTTTTAAAAGAGGCGCCAACTAAAATCTCGTCTGCCTCTAAGCAATTACGACCTTCTGAGTTAAATGATAGATTACAGATTAAAAGTGATGGTCTTATTTCAAAAGTTAAGACTAAAGTTCCTCTTTTGTTGAAGGGTGAGGCAGAGCAGGAAAATAAAATTCCTTCTTTTGTTCAAGGCAGTGATTCTGACGATACTACTGTTAAGGATGATGAAGATAAAAAAGATGATAAATCTTCAACTCCAGGCTTTGCAAAATTCTTTAAGAAGAGTGTTTATGGGGAAATTGAAGATGTTTCAGAGATTAATAATGAGGACGATAAATCCAGTTCTGATAATGTCACAACCACTTCCGATTCTGAAAAGGTTAGTCATTCAGTAATAAATGAAGATAAAGTTGCTCCTGGTGGAGGCCAAGTAAGAATGGCCAGTTCAAACTCACCATTTAAGTTAAAGAACTCTAAGGCCGGTAGTGAAGTAGAAAGTCAGTATTATGATTTAGTTAAGATGGTATCTAAAACCAAAGAAGTACGCAGGGTTGGACATCCCGACGATAAATATTTTGATGAGATTATTGATATTTTAGAAGATAAGTTGAATGAGTTCTCTGTAAACGGGAAAATTATAAATGTCCTCAAAGGTCCTGTTGTCGATACTTTTGAACTTGAATTAGGCGCTGGAATAAAAGTATCTAAAGTTAACAATCTCTCAGAAGATTTATCTATGGCCCTTTATGGGGCACCTATAAGGATAGTCTATCCTATGAAGGGCCGTACCACTATTGGTATTGAGGTTCCTCGTAATCCTAGAGAAATTATCTACTTAGATGAAGTTCTTGATACGCAAGAGTTTAAAGACTCAAAGACAATGTTACCTGTAGCAATGGGGAAAGATGCTTACGGTGAAACATTTGTGGTTGATCTAGCAGCAATGCCGCATATGCTTGTGGCCGGTGCAACGGGAGCTGGTAAATCTGTTTTTATCAACTCTTTACTTGTTTCATTACTTGTAAAAAAGTCACCTAGACAGATGAAGCTTGTACTAATAGATCCCAAGCAGTTGGAACTTGCTGTTTATGCCAAGCTTCCTCATTTAGCAATGCCTGTTGTGACAGATGCTAAGACTGCATCCATAGCACTATTGTGGTGTGTTCAAGAAATGGAAAGAAGATATACGATCTTAAAAGAGTTTGGGGTTAGGAATATTGCTGGATTTAATGAAAAGCTTAAAACAGCTGGTCCAGCTATGATTGCAAAAATTCACCAGTATTATGAAGACTCTGGAGCCGATGAATATGAGCTTCCGTGTTTAGTTGTTGTTGTAGATGAATTTGCAGATTTAATTTTAACTAAGGCCGGCAAAGAAATTGAAATGAATATTGCTAGGCTTGCTGCGAAAGCAAGGGCTGCTGGTGTTCACCTTGTTCTTGCGACCCAAAGACCTTCTGTGGATGTAATTACAGGTGTTATTAAGTCTAACTTTCCTACAAGAGTATCATTTAGGGTTACGTCTTCTACTGACTCGAGAACAATTCTTGATAAGATGGGAGCAGAAAAGCTATTAGGAAAAGGAGATATGCTTTATAAGCGTGGTGTAGAGATGACTCGTGTGCATTCGTCCTTTGTTGATGAAGCTGAAATAGAAGTTTTAACTGATGAACTTTGTAAAATTCCTCAAGAATTTAATGAGAATGCAATGGAATTTCTTGAAAATGGTGGAGAAGTTGAAACAGATGAGTATACATATGGTTCGCATGTCTCATCTTCATCAGGCGATAAATCAACTGATGATATGTATAGCCAAGCGTTACAAATTGTTATGGAATCTCGCTCTGCGTCAGCCTCTATGCTCCAAAGACGACTAAGGATTGGTTATAATAGAGCAGCAAACCTAATTGAAGAGATGGAGTCAAAAGGGATTGTTGGGCCAGCTCAAGGCTCTAAACCAAGAAAAGTTATTAGTGCTGGAGAATCTCTCTAG
- the pyrH gene encoding UMP kinase produces the protein MKYKRILLKLSGEALAGGEGDGICSDVLNQICDEIKNLQLMGVEVAIVIGGGNIHRGVAGATKGMDRTTSDHMGMLATVINSLAIHDCLERKEVDTRVMTAIGMAEIAEPYIRRRAVRHLERKRVVIFAAGTGNPYFTTDTAAALRANEIDAEVIMKATKVDGIYDKDPMVHKDAVKFDQLKYIDVLNKGIKVMDSAAISLCMDNEIEIIVFNMFERGNVQKAVIGEAIGTTVKN, from the coding sequence GTGAAATATAAAAGAATCTTGTTAAAGCTTTCTGGTGAAGCCCTTGCGGGTGGTGAAGGTGATGGAATTTGTAGTGATGTTCTTAATCAAATCTGTGATGAGATTAAAAATCTTCAGTTAATGGGTGTTGAAGTTGCAATTGTTATTGGCGGTGGGAATATTCATCGTGGAGTTGCAGGCGCAACAAAGGGAATGGATAGAACCACTTCTGATCACATGGGAATGCTTGCTACAGTTATTAATTCTCTTGCTATTCATGACTGCTTAGAGAGAAAAGAAGTTGATACTAGAGTAATGACAGCAATTGGAATGGCGGAAATTGCAGAGCCATATATCCGCAGAAGAGCAGTTAGGCATTTAGAGAGAAAAAGAGTAGTTATTTTTGCAGCAGGTACGGGAAATCCATACTTTACTACTGACACGGCTGCTGCGCTGCGTGCTAACGAGATTGATGCAGAAGTTATTATGAAAGCAACTAAAGTTGATGGTATATATGATAAAGATCCTATGGTGCATAAAGACGCTGTCAAGTTTGATCAATTGAAGTATATTGATGTATTAAATAAAGGGATTAAGGTAATGGATTCTGCTGCCATTTCTCTTTGTATGGATAACGAGATTGAAATTATTGTTTTCAATATGTTTGAAAGAGGTAATGTTCAAAAAGCAGTTATTGGTGAAGCGATTGGTACTACGGTTAAAAATTAG
- the pssA gene encoding CDP-diacylglycerol--serine O-phosphatidyltransferase, which produces MIDQPKKLAFFLPNTFTALNLACGFASIIMSWNGQFYNASMILLLGAIFDSVDGRVARMTGTQSQFGEQFDSISDVVSFGMAPAFLVYNCFFKELGRLGMVISFIYLLCGALRLARFNANIEKVSSDYFQGLPIPTAALGLVGYVLLSLEFSTIRDLTPITAIYVVLYSILMISNIPFYSFKNSSWVKTHKKRVLAIIFLVLAAIFTYEQLMIGVLIGAYVIGGLIYFITHKGALEDVFLWKNENENEEDS; this is translated from the coding sequence ATGATTGATCAACCAAAGAAATTAGCGTTCTTTTTACCAAATACTTTTACAGCTTTAAATCTGGCCTGCGGTTTTGCATCCATTATTATGTCTTGGAATGGGCAGTTTTATAATGCGAGCATGATACTTTTATTGGGAGCAATTTTTGATTCTGTTGATGGTCGTGTTGCAAGAATGACTGGAACTCAGTCACAATTTGGGGAGCAGTTCGACTCAATTAGCGATGTGGTCTCTTTTGGAATGGCCCCGGCATTTCTTGTTTATAACTGCTTTTTTAAAGAACTTGGCCGTCTTGGTATGGTTATTTCTTTTATTTACCTTCTTTGTGGAGCTCTTAGGCTAGCGAGATTCAATGCAAATATTGAAAAAGTAAGTAGTGATTATTTCCAAGGATTACCAATTCCGACTGCAGCGCTCGGTCTTGTTGGATATGTTCTTCTGTCTTTAGAGTTTTCAACGATAAGAGATTTAACACCAATTACTGCAATTTATGTCGTTTTGTATTCAATTTTAATGATTTCCAATATTCCTTTCTATTCTTTTAAAAATTCTTCATGGGTAAAAACCCACAAGAAGCGAGTTCTTGCTATAATATTCTTAGTCCTTGCTGCAATATTTACTTATGAGCAGCTAATGATAGGTGTTCTTATTGGAGCATATGTCATAGGTGGACTTATTTATTTCATCACTCATAAGGGAGCACTTGAGGATGTATTTTTATGGAAGAACGAAAATGAAAACGAAGAAGATTCTTAA